In the genome of Chiroxiphia lanceolata isolate bChiLan1 chromosome 17, bChiLan1.pri, whole genome shotgun sequence, one region contains:
- the LOC116795211 gene encoding perilipin-3-like yields the protein MASAMPDKEEVAKSSPEVEEKEQEDAVKQVANLTLVSSACSVVSTAYASTKESHPYLRSVCDAAEKGVRSVSEATASCVQPVLASLEPHVAAASEYASKGLDKLGEKLPILQKPVEQVISDTKELVSSRVADVRGAVSSRVMEVVDVTKETLQSSVEVARSAVTSSVGVAADSGVGQTDGCGAEAVLERTEGDSLPIGNEELARLAVSEQGSAAMPVEQQREQRRYFVRLGSLSEELRLSAHLHSTAKVKQVWQGMREALGQLHCILELIEVFKQGFSQKLQEGQEKLHQMWLDCSRKFLKESGDESPAEPEEMESLTLLMACRITQQLQMTCCKIMFAIQGLPSSLQDKVKESLGTIKELYAAFSVANSFQDLSSSVLTQSQRKLAVIQEYMEELLDYLKNNTPLSWLVGPFSPREGEEQEPSQEDQSSQEKAETAEAEHLEASTTLM from the exons ATGGCCTCTGCTATGCCTGACAAAGAGGAGGTGGCCAAGAGCTCCCCAGaagtggaggagaaggagcaggag GATGCAGTAAAGCAGGTGGCTAACCTGACCTTGGTCAGCTCTGCCTGTAGTGTGGTTTCTACAGCTTATGCCTCCACCAAGGAGAGCCACCCCTACCTCAGGTCTGTGTGTGATGCAGCGGAGAAGGGAGTGAGGAGCGTGAGCGAAGCCACAGCCAGCTGTGTGCAGCCAGTGCTGGCCTCCCTGGAGCCTCACG ttGCTGCAGCAAGCGAGTATGCCTCCAAGGGCTTGGATAAACTAGGGGAGAAGCTGCCAATCCTTCAAAAGCCAGTGGAACAG gttATCTCTGACACAAAAGAGCTGGTGTCATCCAGAGTGGCTGATGTGAGGggtgctgtgagcagcagggTGATGGAGGTGGTGGATGTAACCAAGGAGACCCTTCAGAGCAGCGTGGAGGTTGCCAGGTCTGCAGTGACCAGCAGTGTGGGCGTGGCTGCAGACTCTGGAGTGGGACAGACGGATGGATGTGgggcagaggctgtgctggagagaACAGAAGGGGACTCTCTCCCCATTGGAAATGAGGAACTAG ccaggctggccGTGTCTGAGCAGGGCTCGGCCGCGATGCCGGTGGAGCAGCAGCGGGAGCAGAGGAGGTACTTTGTGAGGTTGGGGTCTCTCTCCGAGGAGCTCCGCCTGTCTGCCCACCTGCACTCCACAGCCAAGGTGAAGCAGGTCTGGCAGGGTATGAGGGAGGCCCTGGGGCAGCTTCACTGCATCCTCGAGCTG ATTGAAGTGTTTAAGCAAGGATTTAGCCAAAAGctccaggaggggcaggagaaaCTACACCAGATGTGGCTGGACTGCAGTAGGAAGTTTCTCAAAGAGAGTGGAGATgaaagccctgcagagccagag GAGATGGAGTCTCTGACCCTGCTCATGGCATGCAGAATCACACAGCAGCTGCAAATGACCTGCTGCAAAATAATGTTTGCCATCCAAGGCCTTCCCTCCAGCCTGCAGGACAAGGTGAAAGAGTCTCTTGGTACCATCAAGGAGCTTTATGCTGCTTTCTCGGTGGCAAACTCCTTCCAGGATTTGTCCAGCAGTGTGCTGACCCAGAGCCAGAGGAAGCTGGCTGTGATCCAGGAGTAcatggaggagctgctggattACCTGAAGAACAACACACCTCTGTCCTGGCTGGTGGGACCTTTCTCCCCCCGGGagggggaggagcaggagccctCCCAGGAGGATCAATCCTCACAGGAGAAGGCAGAGACAGCAGAAGCAGAGCATCTGGAAGCTTCCACCACCCTCATGTAA